A section of the Lathamus discolor isolate bLatDis1 chromosome 6, bLatDis1.hap1, whole genome shotgun sequence genome encodes:
- the DACT1 gene encoding dapper homolog 1 isoform X5, translating into MKASPAAAAAAAAGQAGGPREPDARWREKGEAEAERQRTRERLEATLAGLGELEYLRQRQELLVKSLLLRRSAAGVPGAPGGRGEPPGEGPPPRSLEEKFLEENILLLRRQLNCLRKRDAGLLNQLQELDKQISDLRLDVEKTTDEHLETDSRPSSDVHPKYQCDLVSKNGNDVYRYPSPLHAVAVQSPMFLLPVTENPQREEERFDCDISNICARSETDSGKSTNTFLSQSSWPVPCPSTSKRIDSYILSLVQKKTHAVRTNKPRTSLNADPTKGILRHGSMCIRQPAGLVPHGNIMNLKCAKQAGLSSGGSTAVDHTAPSPLKQRPRELAGEQLESRKAPLPASFLPGATSELQSKHLPRSIKPAPPEHNGNAVAPAGDVPKESGQVFAASPKESPGKPVVLQPENRVSQPPKKVLLKSSLQAPRSSSPAVEERPVLDFKSEGSSSQSLDDGLLVNAQYIPAQQQSMKLHKGTRNVKILKSSTLKHRPHLSNGLENGSQTLREKTKPVGKKCRFPEELDTNKKLKKPSSRGKRGSGLQPESGLQSRQAGLHRSAVRSHGHGREVVVAKPKHKRADYRRWKSSAEISYEEALRRTRRSRRDGVGVYSQVPLPYVSPYAYVASDSEYSAECESLFHSTVVDTSEDEQSNYTMNCFGDSESSLSEVEFVGESTTTSDSDESGGLIWSQFVQTLPIQTVTAPELHENAAKAFVKIKASHNLKKKILRFRSGSLKLMTTV; encoded by the exons ATGAAGGCGAGCCCGGCGGCAGCCGccgcggcggcagcggggcAGGCGGGCGGACCGCGGGAGCCCGATGCGCGCTGGCGGGAGAAGGGCGAAGCGGAGGCGGAGCGGCAGCGCACCCGGGAGCGGCTGGAGGCCACGCTGGCCGGGCTGGGCGAGCTGGAGTACCTGAGGCAgcggcaggagctgctggtgaagAGCCTCCTGCTGCGGCGTTCGGCGGCCGGGGTGCCCGGGGCGCCGGGCGGTCGCGGGGAGCCGCCGGGCGAGGGGCCGCCGCCGCGCAGCCTGGAGGAGAAGTTCCTGGAAGAGAACATCCTCCTCCTGCGGCGGCAGCTG AACTGCTTGAGGAAGAGGGATGCTGGCCTATTAAATCAGTTACAAGAGCTGGATAAGCAAATAAGTGATCTCCGCCTGGATGTGGAAAAAACGACAGATGAACACCTAGAGACAGACAGTCGTCCAAGTTCAG ATGTGCATCCAAAGTACCAGTGTGATTTGGTGTCTAAAAACGGGAACGACGTCTACCGGTACCCCAGCCCCCTCCATGCAGTAGCTGTGCAGAGTCCCATGTTTCTTCTGCCCGTGACTGAAAACCCCCAGCGAGAAGAGGAGAGGTTTGATTGTGATATTAGCAACATTTGTGCCAGATCTGAAACGGACTCGGGAAAATCCACCAATACCTTTCTCTCACAGAGCTCCTGGCCAGTGCCATGCCCTTCCACCAGCAAGAGGATAGACAGTTACATCTTAAGCCTGGTTCAAAAAAAGACTCATGCGGTAAGGACTAACAAACCCAGGACAAGTCTCAATGCTGATCCCACCAAAGGGATCTTGAGGCATGGAAGCATGTGCATCAGGCAGCCTGCAGGGCTGGTGCCTCATGGTAACATCATGAACCTGAAATGCGCCAAGCAAGCAGGCTTGTCTTCTGGTGGGAGCACTGCTGTGGACCACACTGCACCTTCCCCATTAAAGCAGAGGCCGAGGGAGCTGGCTGGTGAGCAGCTGGAGAGTAGGAAGGCACCTTTGCCGGCATCTTTCCTTCCTGGTGCAACAAGTGAACTTCAGAGCAAGCACCTACCACGGAGCATCAAACCGGCACCTCCAGAGCACAACGGCAATGCAGTGGCCCCGGCGGGGGATGTCCCTAAGGAGAGTGGCCAAGTCTTTGCAGCGTCTCCCAAAGAGAGCCCAGGGAAGCCCGtggtgctgcagccagagaaCAGGGTCAGCCAGCCTCCCAAAAAAGTCCTGCTGAAGAGCAGCTTGCAGGCACCTCGCTCCTCGTCACCTGCTGTTGAGGAGAGGCCCGTGCTTGATTTCAAAAGCGAGGGCTCTTCCTCCCAGAGCCTAGATGATGGGTTGCTGGTGAACGCCCAGTAcatcccagcccagcagcaaagCATGAAGCTTCACAAAGGCACCCGAAATGTCAAGATTTTGAAAAGCTCCACGCTGAAACACAGACCCCACCTTTCCAACGGGCTGGAAAATGGTTCTCAGACCTTGCGGGAGAAAACCAAGCCAGTGGGCAAGAAGTGCCGCTTTCCTGAGGAGTTGGATAcaaataagaaactgaaaaagccCTCCTCGCGGGGGAAGAGAGGCAGTGGCTTGCAGCCGGAGTCAGGTCTACAGAGTCGGCAAGCTGGTCTGCACAGATCTGCCGTCCGATCCCACGGGCATGGCCGAGAGGTTGTGGTGGCCAAGCCTAAACACAAGCGGGCTGACTACCGCCGATGGAAGTCATCGGCGGAGATTTCCTATGAGGAGGCCTTGCGGAGGACGAGGAGGAGCCGTCGGGATGGTGTGGGGGTCTACTCACAAGTCCCCCTGCCCTACGTCAGCCCATATGCTTACGTGGCCAGCGACTCGGAGTACTCAGCAGAGTGTGAGTCCTTGTTCCACTCCACCGTGGTGGATACGAGTGAGGATGAGCAGAGCAACTACACAATGAACTGCTTTGGAGACAGTGAGTCAAGCCTGAGTGAGGTGGAGTTTGTAGGGGAGAGCACGACCACTAGCGACTCTGATGAGAGTGGGGGCCTCATTTGGTCTCAGTTTGTCCAGACACTCCCCATCCAAACGGTCACGGCGCCAGAGCTGCATGAAAATGCAGCAAAAGCCTTTGTTAAAATCAAAGCCTCACATAATCTCAAGAAGAAAATCCTCCGCTTTCGGTCGGGCTCCCTGAAGCTCATGACAACTGTCTAG